The genomic window GGCCAGGGGCGTGCCGCGCTTCCAGATCTTGGCCACCCGGGGGTACCCGGAGGTCGTCATGGAGCCCTTGCCGAAGTCGGTGCCCACGAACAGGGTGTCCCTGTCGATCCAGCTCACCTGGGACTTGGCCAGGGGAAGGGAGAATCCGCCCTCCACGAAGGTCCGGGTCTCCACGTCGAACTCCCGCACCACCGCGGCGTCGGAGCCGCCCGGAGACAGCGAGACCAGGCACCGGCGATAGTCGGGCCGCAGGAACTGCGCGCCGTGGAACACCCAGCCCTGCTTCTCGGCCTTGCCCAGGGCGTCGATGTCCAGCACGGTCTCCCAGGCGGGCTCGGCCTTGCGGTATTCCGCCAGGGTGGTGCGCCGCCAGAGGCCGCGGGGATGGGCCGCGTCCTTCCAGAAATTGTAGTAGTGGGCGCCCGACTTGGTGATGTAGGGGATCTTCTCCTTGGAATCCATGATCGCGAGGAGATCGTCCTCGAGCTTCCTGTAGGCGGGAGAACCTTCCAGCTCCTTCGCGGTGACGGCGTTGGCCGCCCGGACCCAGTCAAGGGACTTTTCGCCGGTGACGTCCTCCAGCCAGAGGTAGGCGTCCTCGGGGGCGGGGGTGGGTGCGGGGGTCTTGCCTGAGGCCATGAGCGTGATCCCTAGAAGGAGGGGCAACCATCTTCTTTCCATTTGTGGCTCCAAGTCCAGTTACCTGGGGTAACCAAACAACCTTCCCACCGGACGGGCCGGCCTGTCAAAGAACGTCAGCAACCTTCGTACAGGTTCCCGATGGCGTCGGCGTAGCGCTCGCACACCGCCTTGCGCTTGATCTTGAGGCTGGGGGTGAGCAGACCGGAGTCCAGGGTCATCTCCTCGCTGGAGAGGACGATCTTCCGGATGCGCTCGAAGTTGGACAGGTGCTCGTTGATGCGTTCGATGCGCGACATGACCTTGGCCATGGCCTCGGGCCGGGCCACCAGCTCGGCGTCGGACGCGTACGCGACCCCGGCGCGCTCCGCCCAGCGGCGCAGGCTGGCCATGTTGGCGATGATGATCGCGCTGAGGAAGTTGCGGTGGTCCCCGATGACCACGGCCTGGGCGATGTACTTGTCCTGGGTCAGGAGCCGCTCCAGGGGCTGGGGGGCGACGTTCTTGCCGCCGGAAGTGACCAGGAGCTCCTTCTTGCGGTCCGTAATCCGCAGGCGGCCCAGCTCGTCGAGGGCCCCGATGTCGCCGGTGCGGAAGTAGCCCTCCTCGTCGAAGGCCTGCTCCGTGGCGAAGGGGTCGTTCCAGTAGCCCAGGGTCACGTTGGGCCCCTGGCAGAGGATCTCCCCGTCCTCGCTGAGCTTGAGGAAGGGCTTGCCCTGCCATTCGTCCAGGAGGGGCTTGCCCACGTATCCGGGCCGGACCTGGTTGACCATGTTGATCGTCAGGATGGGGCTGGTCTCCGACAGGCCGTAGCCCTCGAAGACCGGCACGCCGGCCGCCCAGAAGAACTCCATGACGGGCGCGCCCAGGGCGGCCCCGCCCGAGGCCGAGATCTCCAGGCGCCCCCCCAGCCGGTCCCGCACCTTGGAAAAGACGGCCCTGTCGGCCGCCCCGTAGAGCGCCCCCAGCAGCAGCCCCGGCGCCTTGCCCACGTAGCGCAGGGCCGCCATGCGCCGCCCCACCCACATGGCCCAGTGGAAGACGTAGCGCTTGGCGGGGCCCGCCGCGGCCACCGCCTCGCGGATCCGCGCGTAGACCTTCTCGTACACCCGCGGCACCGCCAGCAGCACCTGGGGACGAACCTCCAGGAAGGCCGCGGGCAGGTTCTCCAGGTCGGTGACGTAGTAGATCGCCACCCCCGCGTGGAACATCGTGTAGTGCCCCCCCATCCGCTCGAAGATGTGGGAAAGCGGCAGGAAGCTCATGCAGCGCTGGCCCGGATGGATCTCTAGCACCTTCAGGGCCGCCAGGATGTTGGAGACCAGGTTCCCGTGGGTGAGCATGGCCCCCTTGGGCTCGCCGGTGGTGCCCGAAGTGTAGATGAGCGTGAGGAGCTGGCCCGGGTCCCGCTGCGAGGCCCAGACCCGCACCTGGGGCCGCAGGTCCTCCTGGAGCCTCCCTGCGGCCTGCAGGCCCTTCCAGGTGAGGATGCGCCGCCCGGGAACCTCCGGAGGCTCGCCGTCCATGAGCACCGCGGTCTGAAGCTCCGGCAGCCGGGGCCAGGCCGCCAGGACCTTGTCGAGCTGGGTCTGCGTGGAGCAGAAGATCATCCGGGCCCCGCTGTGCCGGATGATGTACTCGGTGGAGAGGGGGTTCAGGGTGGGATAGACCGGGGCGGAGACGATGCCGAGGATGGCGCAGGCGTAGTCGGCCATGGCCCATTCGGGCCGGTTCTCGCAGAGGATGGCCACCCGGTCGCCCTCCAGGATCCCCTCGTGCCGGAGCGCCAGGGCCAGCCGCTCCACCGTCGTTTGGATATCCCGATGGGAGAGCGGGACATACGTTCCCCCGGCCTTGTAGGCCATGGCATCGGGCAGGTCATGACCCAGGGCTTCGTAAAAAAGCTCTGCAATGGTCTTGATCAACGGGATCTCCTCCGAGGTTGGGTCATCCTATATCCAATTCACCGGGAAAAAAGAAATAATCAAATCTTGCATGGGGGTCCGGGAGGCGGCAGAATGCTCCATCTTTTCCAGCTACGCCGCCGTGCTGATGGGTTTCGGCGAGAATCTGGGCGGAGCGGGAAACTGAAAAACTAAATAGTTTATTCGATATTAATTGATCGATTCTCACCGTTATCCCCCGCCGACACCCCAGGACAACCCGGTCAATTTATAGGAGCACCCGCACCATGAAATTCGAAGGCCAGTCCATCCAGTGTTCCATGCTCGAAGGCGGAAGGGTCGAGCTCCGGTTCGACCTGAAGGATGACTCCGTCAACAAGTTCAACAAAGCCACACTCTCCGAATTGGCGGAAGCGATCGGCCTGATCAAAGCCGACCCCGAGGTCCGTGGATTGCTGGTCACAAGCGGCAAGGATTGCTTCATCGTTGGGGCCGACGTCACGGAATTTACTGAATATTTCAAGAATCCGGAGGACCAGCTCGCCGAATGGCTGCTGCAAGTGGACAAAATCTTCTCCACGGTGGAGGACTTCCCCTTCCCCTCCGTGACGGCCATCAACGGCTTCGCCTTCGGGGGCGGCCTCGAGTTCTGCCTGGCCACCAGCTACCGGGTCATGGCCTCGGACACCCGCATCGGCGTCCCCGAGACCAAGCTCGGCATCTTCCCGGGCTGGGGCGGCACGGTGCGCCTGTCCCGCCTCACCGGGGCCGACAACGCCATCGAGTGGATCGCCGGCGGCGACCAGCACGGCGCGGAGGAGGCCCTCAGGATCGGCGCGGTGGACGCCGTGGTGCCCCCCGCCAAGGTCCGGGAGGCCGCCCTGGACCTCCTGGCCCAGGCCATGGCCGGGCGCCGGGACTGGAAGGCCCGGCGGCTGGAGAAGGTCTCCCCGCTCAAGCTCAACCCCACCGAGACCATGATGGTCTTCGAGGGCGCCAAGGCCTTCGTGGCCGCCAAGGCCGGCCCCAACTACCCCTCCCCCGTGGCGGCCATCGAGGCCATGCAGCGGGGCGCCACCCGGGGCCGGGACGACGCGCTGGCCATCGAGGCCGCCGCTTTCGCGCGCATGGCCAAGACGCCCACCGCCTACAACCTGGTGACCATCTTCCTGGGCGACCACTACGTGGGCAAGGTGGCCAAGAAGCTGGCCAAGGCCGGGGCCAAGGTGGAATCGGCCGCCGTGCTGGGGGCCGGGATCATGGGCGGGGGCATCGCGTACCAGTCCGCCTCCCGGGGCACCCGCATCGTCATGAAGGACATCGCCGAGAAGGCCCTGGACCTGGGCCTGGCCGAGGCCGACAAGCTCCTGGTCAAGCGCGTTGAGCGGGGCAAGCTCACCGCGGCGGCCATGGCCGACGTGCTCACCCGCATCCGGCCCACCCTTTCCTACGGGGACTTCAAGGCCGTCGACCTGGCCGTGGAAGCCGTGGTGGAGAACGAGCAGGTCAAGAAGGCCGTCCTGGCGGAGGTGGAAGGGCAGGTGCGGGAGGACGCCATCCTGGCCAGCAACACCTCCACCATCTCCATCACGCGCCTGGCCGAGGGCCTCAAGCGGCCTCAGAACTTCTGCGGCATGCACTTCTTCAACCCCGTGCACAAGATGCCCCTGGTGGAGGTGATCCGGGGCCGCGCGTCCTCCGAGCGCGCGGTGGCAACCACCGTGGGCTACGCCCTGGCCATGGGCAAGACCCCCATCGTCGTCAACGACTGCCCCGGGTTCCTGGTGAACCGGGTGCTGTTCCCCTACTTCGCCGGGTTCATCATGCTGGTGAACGAGGGCGTGGACTTCCAGCGCATCGACAAGGTCATGGAGAAGTTCGGCTGGCCCATGGGGCCCGCCTACCTGCTGGATGTCGTCGGCATCGACACGGCCCACCACGCCGACGGCGTCATGGCACGGGAATTCCCCGACCGCATGGCCCACGAAGGCAGGACCGCCATCGAGGCCATGTTCGAACTCAAGCGCTTCGGCCAGAAGAACGGCAAGGGCTTCTACGCCTACGTGCCGGACAGGAAGGGCGCCCCGAAGAAGGAGGCCGACCCGGAGGTCCCGGCGATCCTCCAGCCCCTGGCGCGCGCGGACGCCGCGCCCGTCACGGACCAGGACATCATCGACCGCATGATGCTCCCCATGATCATCGAGTGCTCGCGCTGCCTCGAGGACCGGATCGTCGCCACGCCCGTGGAGGTCGACATCGGCCTGGTGTACGGCCTGGGCTTCCCGCCCTTCCGGGGAGGGGCCCTGAGATACGCCGACGCCGTGGGCCTCCGGGCACTCTGCGAGAAGGCGGAGAAGCTCAAGCGGCTCGGCAGGCTCTATGAACCCACGGCCCAGATGCAAAAGCTCGCCGAAGCCGGTCTCGGCTTCCATCAGGAGAAATAGCGATGAAAGACGTCGTCATCGTCGATGCCGTGCGCTCGCCCATGGGCCGGTCCAAGGGGGGCATGTTCCGCAACGTCCGCGCCGAGAACCTCTCGGCGGCCATGATCACCGCGCTCCTCCAGCGCAACCCCAAGGTCGATCCGGCCGAGGTGGAGGACGTGATCTGGGGCTGCGTGCAGCAGACCCTGGAGCAGGGCTTCAACATCGCGCGGTTCGCCTCCCTCATGACCGCCATCCCCCACACCGCCAGCGCCCAGACCGTGAACCGACTCTGCGGCTCCTCCATGCAGGCCCTGCACGCAGCCGCCATGGCCATCATGACGGGCAACGGCGAGGTGTTCGTGGTGGGCGGGGTGGAGCACATGGGCCACCTCCCCATGTCCCACGGCGTGGACCCCAATCCCGCGTTCAGCAAGCACGCCGCGAAGGCCTCGGGCATGATGGGCCTCACCGCCGAGGTGCTGGCGAAGATGCACGGCATCAACCGCGCCTCCCAGGACCAGTTCGCCCTGCGCTCGCACCAGAAGGCCCATGCCGCGGCCACGGAAGGCCGGTTCAAGGACGAGATCGTCCCGGTGGAGGGCCAC from Geothrix sp. 21YS21S-2 includes these protein-coding regions:
- a CDS encoding long-chain fatty acid--CoA ligase, whose amino-acid sequence is MIKTIAELFYEALGHDLPDAMAYKAGGTYVPLSHRDIQTTVERLALALRHEGILEGDRVAILCENRPEWAMADYACAILGIVSAPVYPTLNPLSTEYIIRHSGARMIFCSTQTQLDKVLAAWPRLPELQTAVLMDGEPPEVPGRRILTWKGLQAAGRLQEDLRPQVRVWASQRDPGQLLTLIYTSGTTGEPKGAMLTHGNLVSNILAALKVLEIHPGQRCMSFLPLSHIFERMGGHYTMFHAGVAIYYVTDLENLPAAFLEVRPQVLLAVPRVYEKVYARIREAVAAAGPAKRYVFHWAMWVGRRMAALRYVGKAPGLLLGALYGAADRAVFSKVRDRLGGRLEISASGGAALGAPVMEFFWAAGVPVFEGYGLSETSPILTINMVNQVRPGYVGKPLLDEWQGKPFLKLSEDGEILCQGPNVTLGYWNDPFATEQAFDEEGYFRTGDIGALDELGRLRITDRKKELLVTSGGKNVAPQPLERLLTQDKYIAQAVVIGDHRNFLSAIIIANMASLRRWAERAGVAYASDAELVARPEAMAKVMSRIERINEHLSNFERIRKIVLSSEEMTLDSGLLTPSLKIKRKAVCERYADAIGNLYEGC
- the fadB gene encoding fatty acid oxidation complex subunit alpha FadB; this translates as MKFEGQSIQCSMLEGGRVELRFDLKDDSVNKFNKATLSELAEAIGLIKADPEVRGLLVTSGKDCFIVGADVTEFTEYFKNPEDQLAEWLLQVDKIFSTVEDFPFPSVTAINGFAFGGGLEFCLATSYRVMASDTRIGVPETKLGIFPGWGGTVRLSRLTGADNAIEWIAGGDQHGAEEALRIGAVDAVVPPAKVREAALDLLAQAMAGRRDWKARRLEKVSPLKLNPTETMMVFEGAKAFVAAKAGPNYPSPVAAIEAMQRGATRGRDDALAIEAAAFARMAKTPTAYNLVTIFLGDHYVGKVAKKLAKAGAKVESAAVLGAGIMGGGIAYQSASRGTRIVMKDIAEKALDLGLAEADKLLVKRVERGKLTAAAMADVLTRIRPTLSYGDFKAVDLAVEAVVENEQVKKAVLAEVEGQVREDAILASNTSTISITRLAEGLKRPQNFCGMHFFNPVHKMPLVEVIRGRASSERAVATTVGYALAMGKTPIVVNDCPGFLVNRVLFPYFAGFIMLVNEGVDFQRIDKVMEKFGWPMGPAYLLDVVGIDTAHHADGVMAREFPDRMAHEGRTAIEAMFELKRFGQKNGKGFYAYVPDRKGAPKKEADPEVPAILQPLARADAAPVTDQDIIDRMMLPMIIECSRCLEDRIVATPVEVDIGLVYGLGFPPFRGGALRYADAVGLRALCEKAEKLKRLGRLYEPTAQMQKLAEAGLGFHQEK
- the fadA gene encoding acetyl-CoA C-acyltransferase FadA translates to MKDVVIVDAVRSPMGRSKGGMFRNVRAENLSAAMITALLQRNPKVDPAEVEDVIWGCVQQTLEQGFNIARFASLMTAIPHTASAQTVNRLCGSSMQALHAAAMAIMTGNGEVFVVGGVEHMGHLPMSHGVDPNPAFSKHAAKASGMMGLTAEVLAKMHGINRASQDQFALRSHQKAHAAATEGRFKDEIVPVEGHDENGFSRLYDFDEVIRPDSTLEALAALKPAFDPRNGTVTAGNSSAISDGASALLVMSLDRAKALGLTPMARVKAMATAGVDPSIMGYGPVPAVKKALARAQMKAGDIELWELNEAFAAQALPVLKDLQLRDQVEKKVNLNGGAIALGHPLGCSGARITTTLLHLMKASNRSTGVATMCIGLGQGIATVFERV